A region of Acidobacteriota bacterium DNA encodes the following proteins:
- a CDS encoding kelch repeat-containing protein: MISGRALVRVVVGGFLMAGAVGVWAAGGWVAQPPMPEPRYAHGAVVMAGRIHVVGGTSAQSCSFLSSHTVYDPATGLWTPAEPMSVPRAHPGAVVMDGLLYVVGGTRQCSLDLASGEVYDPATNSWSPIAPMTTPRANFGIAAVNGRIFVFGGLYPSDGGVTLASVESYDPQTDSWTVLAPMPQPRRAMMAGAIDGIIYIAGGSYGHAPTADVHAYDPVTGAWSPRAAMHVGRDNAGVTVTAGRLFIAGGFGSEGFEASTASYNPASDTWTLHASLPSAWTSPEAVSLNGQVFVLGGLQPTGGVVSDQHLALVETGDVTAPVTSATRSLPNGNGWNNGSVWVSLQATDEESGVASLVYQMSGAQSGGATVAGDTASFEVANEGVTTITYYATDGEGNAEIPRSLIVRIDRTPPVLVSIADRTVEAQSSSGGFTSFTPSATDYGGSGVVMVTANPPGPMFPLGTTTVVLSALDAAGNGAAPVSFTVTVQDTTRPSLFTPMAVGPVEATGPSGASVSFFATATDTVSGSLTAVCTPPSGIFAIGVTTVLCSATDGAGNTATKTFDVTVHDTRPPIVSPMFNIVREATGPGGATVFYNVTANDTVDGPRPVQCTVPSGSLFGFGITSVSCTASDTRGNLSAPRLFTVTVHDTTAPNFGPVANVNVEATSAAGAIVSYQLPVAIDTVDGPRPVSCSPPPGSQFPMGSTRVSCSSSDSRNNTRFVNFSVNVEPALVSLEVDPRAVSLLPGETQQFVGTARFSDGSVRTTADPGGGGGNEGGGSPSNSLWSIEFAPSLDVSQCGLVNGGFSSQAFTADATGAVNVVWSPNTAVVRAVGTLTPESQFTATLTCTNGNGSPGSITATWAGPAATRFTGSYSLGGQSGSVVIKGWSSKPSAPGVSRFALGGATVGGKFYAIGGANGTTTQDANQVYDPATNLWSTAASMPTRREGMGIVALDGRIYAVGGSANGTPLTTVEVFDPVTNTWSSAPGLLTARSHFALVAANGRLFAIGGNAVGGALLSSVERFDPATSAWVTMAPLPEARAFITAGALGGGTHLVAPGGAGPGGAVAQTTFLYNVALNQWLQGPSMPSGISAGAGATVGNAFYVFGGAQCGVGQVFIPGVNGNPDGWALLASMPTSRSQFALAAIGDVIYAAGGLAADGSASLATFESYSVTPASHLQISTSAGGGNCAGQGGGEDDGPTWRMLDESVATIDQNGLVTALAPGQTLVVIEVGGVSCLTTQTCATLIVDQNLSGLMHGSGFIDGAAARVSFNFRIGSPDRGGLRRLDVKVDYKQRGQGPGRFEASALTSVRFSDHPGSDPGQGIVADTVHFSGSGTWNGVGGFTFQAEAADRGEPGKNGDLFAITVRDGAGTLVATVSSAIHGGGIQSQ, encoded by the coding sequence ATGATTTCAGGACGTGCACTGGTACGGGTGGTGGTCGGTGGTTTCTTGATGGCCGGCGCGGTTGGCGTTTGGGCAGCCGGCGGGTGGGTGGCCCAGCCCCCCATGCCAGAGCCACGCTACGCTCACGGGGCTGTTGTCATGGCTGGCCGCATCCATGTGGTCGGTGGCACCAGCGCGCAGAGTTGCTCGTTCCTTTCATCCCACACCGTCTACGACCCCGCAACCGGACTGTGGACGCCGGCGGAGCCGATGTCGGTGCCGCGAGCACACCCCGGGGCCGTAGTGATGGACGGCCTGCTCTACGTGGTCGGCGGAACCCGTCAATGCAGTCTCGATCTCGCCAGTGGTGAGGTTTACGACCCGGCGACCAACTCGTGGTCGCCAATCGCGCCCATGACAACGCCGCGCGCCAACTTCGGCATCGCGGCGGTCAACGGCCGGATCTTTGTGTTTGGCGGCCTCTATCCTTCGGACGGTGGCGTCACCCTGGCCTCGGTGGAAAGCTACGACCCGCAAACCGACTCGTGGACCGTGCTGGCGCCGATGCCTCAGCCGCGCCGTGCCATGATGGCCGGGGCCATCGACGGGATCATCTACATAGCCGGCGGATCCTATGGTCATGCGCCTACGGCCGACGTCCACGCCTACGACCCGGTCACCGGCGCCTGGTCGCCGCGTGCCGCCATGCATGTCGGCAGGGATAACGCCGGCGTGACGGTGACGGCAGGGCGCCTGTTTATCGCTGGTGGTTTCGGGAGCGAAGGCTTCGAGGCCTCGACGGCCAGCTATAACCCGGCCAGCGATACGTGGACGCTCCACGCGTCGTTGCCGTCGGCATGGACGTCGCCTGAAGCCGTCAGCTTGAACGGGCAAGTCTTCGTGCTGGGCGGACTCCAGCCCACAGGCGGGGTCGTTAGCGATCAGCACCTGGCCCTGGTCGAGACCGGCGATGTCACCGCGCCGGTCACATCCGCGACGCGTTCGCTGCCGAACGGCAACGGCTGGAACAACGGTAGCGTTTGGGTGTCTCTGCAGGCCACCGACGAAGAAAGTGGAGTGGCCTCGCTCGTCTACCAGATGTCGGGAGCACAAAGCGGTGGTGCCACTGTCGCCGGCGACACCGCCTCGTTTGAGGTCGCCAATGAAGGCGTGACGACGATCACGTATTACGCAACCGATGGCGAGGGCAACGCCGAGATTCCGCGATCCTTGATTGTTCGCATCGATCGCACCCCGCCGGTCTTGGTTTCCATTGCGGACCGGACCGTCGAAGCGCAGTCGTCATCCGGCGGGTTCACGTCGTTCACGCCGAGCGCGACCGACTATGGCGGCAGCGGCGTCGTCATGGTGACGGCCAATCCGCCAGGTCCCATGTTCCCGCTGGGCACGACCACGGTCGTGCTGAGCGCGCTCGACGCGGCCGGCAATGGCGCCGCGCCTGTCAGCTTCACGGTTACCGTTCAGGACACGACACGGCCGAGCCTGTTTACGCCGATGGCGGTCGGCCCGGTCGAAGCCACCGGGCCTTCCGGAGCATCGGTCAGCTTCTTTGCCACGGCGACCGACACCGTAAGCGGTTCGCTCACAGCGGTCTGCACCCCTCCGTCGGGGATCTTCGCGATTGGCGTTACCACTGTGCTGTGCAGCGCGACCGACGGTGCCGGCAACACCGCCACGAAGACGTTTGATGTTACGGTGCATGACACGAGGCCACCAATCGTGTCACCGATGTTCAACATCGTTCGCGAGGCGACCGGTCCGGGCGGCGCAACGGTGTTCTACAACGTGACCGCGAACGACACGGTCGACGGACCTCGTCCGGTGCAGTGTACGGTGCCCTCAGGCAGCCTGTTCGGGTTTGGCATCACCAGTGTCTCCTGCACGGCGTCAGACACGCGCGGCAACCTGTCGGCGCCGCGCCTCTTCACCGTGACGGTGCATGACACCACGGCGCCGAATTTCGGGCCCGTCGCCAATGTCAACGTCGAGGCGACCTCGGCCGCCGGCGCGATCGTCAGCTATCAGCTGCCCGTTGCAATCGACACGGTGGACGGCCCGAGGCCGGTCAGCTGCTCACCGCCCCCGGGCTCGCAGTTTCCCATGGGCAGCACGCGCGTCAGTTGTTCCTCGTCCGACTCGCGCAACAATACCAGGTTCGTGAACTTCAGCGTCAATGTGGAGCCGGCTCTGGTGTCGCTCGAGGTCGATCCGCGAGCGGTGTCGCTGTTGCCGGGCGAGACGCAGCAGTTCGTTGGCACCGCTCGCTTCAGTGACGGCTCGGTGCGAACGACGGCTGACCCCGGCGGCGGCGGTGGTAACGAGGGCGGAGGTTCCCCGTCGAACTCGTTGTGGTCGATCGAGTTTGCCCCGTCCCTGGACGTCAGTCAGTGCGGTCTCGTGAACGGCGGGTTCTCCTCGCAGGCATTCACCGCCGATGCCACCGGCGCGGTGAACGTCGTGTGGTCACCGAACACGGCGGTCGTTCGCGCAGTCGGTACGCTGACCCCGGAAAGCCAGTTCACTGCGACGCTGACTTGCACCAATGGCAACGGGAGCCCGGGCTCAATCACCGCCACGTGGGCCGGGCCAGCAGCGACCCGGTTCACGGGTTCATACTCCCTCGGTGGGCAGAGCGGCAGCGTCGTCATCAAAGGGTGGTCGTCGAAGCCGAGCGCTCCGGGCGTCTCGCGCTTCGCGCTTGGCGGCGCCACGGTCGGCGGCAAGTTCTACGCAATCGGCGGGGCCAACGGCACGACCACGCAGGATGCGAACCAGGTCTACGACCCGGCCACCAACCTGTGGTCCACCGCCGCGTCCATGCCGACTCGTCGCGAGGGCATGGGGATTGTCGCCCTCGACGGGAGGATCTACGCCGTTGGGGGCAGCGCCAACGGAACGCCCCTGACGACGGTTGAAGTCTTCGACCCGGTGACCAACACCTGGTCGTCCGCCCCCGGCTTGCTCACGGCCCGCAGCCACTTTGCGCTGGTGGCCGCCAACGGCCGCCTGTTTGCGATCGGCGGCAACGCAGTGGGCGGTGCCCTGCTGAGCAGCGTTGAGCGTTTCGACCCTGCGACAAGCGCGTGGGTGACAATGGCGCCGCTGCCCGAGGCGCGCGCGTTCATCACGGCAGGGGCGCTTGGTGGCGGCACGCACCTGGTGGCGCCTGGCGGCGCCGGTCCCGGTGGTGCCGTGGCGCAGACCACATTCCTCTACAACGTGGCGCTCAACCAGTGGTTGCAGGGGCCGTCCATGCCTTCGGGCATCAGCGCTGGAGCCGGTGCCACGGTCGGCAACGCGTTCTATGTCTTCGGCGGGGCGCAGTGCGGCGTGGGCCAGGTGTTCATTCCCGGCGTGAACGGCAATCCCGACGGGTGGGCGCTGCTGGCCAGCATGCCAACCTCGCGATCCCAGTTCGCGTTGGCGGCCATCGGCGACGTGATCTATGCCGCCGGCGGACTGGCGGCCGATGGCAGCGCCTCTCTCGCGACATTCGAGTCCTACAGCGTGACGCCGGCCAGTCACCTGCAGATCTCGACCTCGGCGGGTGGCGGGAACTGTGCCGGCCAGGGCGGCGGTGAAGACGATGGTCCAACTTGGCGGATGCTCGACGAATCGGTGGCGACGATCGATCAGAACGGCCTGGTCACCGCCCTGGCGCCGGGACAAACGTTGGTTGTGATCGAGGTGGGCGGCGTCAGCTGCCTGACCACACAGACTTGCGCGACGTTGATCGTCGATCAGAACCTCTCCGGGCTGATGCATGGCAGCGGCTTTATTGACGGAGCGGCTGCGCGCGTGTCCTTCAACTTCCGCATCGGCTCTCCCGACCGGGGTGGACTGCGCCGCCTGGACGTCAAGGTGGACTACAAGCAACGGGGCCAGGGGCCGGGCCGATTTGAAGCGTCCGCGCTCACCAGCGTGCGATTCTCTGACCACCCTGGGTCCGATCCGGGTCAAGGCATCGTGGCGGATACCGTCCACTTCTCCGGGTCGGGCACGTGGAACGGGGTAGGCGGGTTCACGTTCCAGGCCGAGGCGGCTGATCGCGGCGAGCCTGGAAAGAACGGGGATTTGTTTGCGATTACGGTGCGTGATGGCGCCGGGACCCTGGTGGCGACGGTCTCGTCGGCCATTCACGGTGGCGGCATTCAGTCTCAGTAG
- a CDS encoding diguanylate cyclase — MQIAWGFAAALIGALSTFSVWVYISRRRLELRAAELDKTLEQRTTELESARLQLQRLSTEDQLTAVANHEQFLEFLEREWRRARRDGLPLSLIFIDVDHFRAYNRQFGRKAGDDVLKQVGRCLASLVGRPGDLVARYHRDEFALVLASTDGPGGFKIAEQVRAAIRDLKLPAAKDGPDEFITASVATSTAVPQRESAWEELDLIKAARHALREARAGGGNRVLRANLGLAGPPELVGARS, encoded by the coding sequence GTGCAAATTGCCTGGGGATTCGCCGCGGCGTTAATCGGCGCGTTATCCACCTTCAGCGTCTGGGTCTACATCAGCCGGCGGCGGCTCGAACTTCGAGCCGCCGAGCTCGACAAGACCCTCGAGCAGCGCACCACCGAGCTTGAATCGGCGCGCCTGCAGTTGCAGCGCCTCAGCACCGAGGATCAGCTCACCGCGGTCGCCAACCACGAACAGTTCCTGGAATTTCTCGAGCGCGAGTGGCGGCGGGCCCGCCGCGACGGCCTGCCGCTGTCCCTGATCTTCATCGACGTCGATCACTTCAGGGCCTACAACCGGCAATTCGGCCGCAAGGCCGGCGACGACGTGCTGAAGCAGGTCGGCCGCTGCCTGGCGAGCCTCGTTGGCCGGCCAGGCGACCTGGTTGCGCGGTATCACCGCGACGAGTTTGCCCTGGTGCTGGCTTCGACCGACGGCCCTGGAGGGTTCAAGATCGCCGAACAGGTGCGCGCCGCGATTCGTGACCTGAAGCTGCCGGCGGCGAAGGACGGCCCCGACGAATTCATCACCGCGTCGGTGGCGACCTCGACGGCCGTGCCCCAGCGCGAATCGGCGTGGGAAGAGCTCGATCTCATCAAGGCCGCCCGCCACGCCCTGCGCGAAGCCCGGGCCGGCGGCGGCAACCGGGTCTTGCGCGCGAATCTCGGGCTGGCCGGTCCGCCCGAGCTGGTGGGCGCGCGATCCTAG
- a CDS encoding GNAT family protein: MRLELARCTVRPWAVADLDPLIRHANNRHVSMHLRDRFPFPYEREHGQKFLEWIVRQPAPTVWALEVGGEAAGGIGVELHTDVERVSAEIGYWLGESAWGRGIGTEALTAVTAEVFRLHDLTRIYALPFADNHASIRILEKAGYTLEGHLRQSAIKDGTIRDQRLYAAYKPL; this comes from the coding sequence ATGCGGCTCGAACTCGCACGGTGCACGGTCCGGCCCTGGGCCGTGGCCGACCTCGACCCCCTGATCAGGCACGCCAACAATCGCCACGTGTCGATGCACCTGCGCGATCGGTTTCCGTTTCCGTACGAACGTGAGCACGGCCAGAAGTTTCTCGAGTGGATCGTCCGGCAGCCCGCGCCGACGGTGTGGGCCCTGGAAGTGGGCGGGGAGGCCGCCGGCGGCATTGGCGTCGAGCTGCACACCGACGTCGAGCGCGTGTCGGCCGAGATCGGCTATTGGCTCGGCGAAAGCGCGTGGGGCCGCGGCATCGGCACCGAAGCGCTGACGGCGGTGACCGCCGAAGTGTTCCGGCTGCACGACCTGACCCGCATCTACGCCTTGCCGTTCGCCGACAATCACGCCTCGATTCGTATCCTCGAGAAGGCCGGCTATACCCTGGAAGGCCACCTGCGGCAGAGCGCCATCAAGGACGGCACGATTCGCGATCAACGGCTGTACGCCGCTTACAAACCCCTATGA
- a CDS encoding prolyl oligopeptidase family serine peptidase, with protein sequence MKKLALIVCATVLTVVSVATEQKPATAGFPLTVDSIMRGPELVGNPPNNLRWSGDSQSLYFEWLMPKEDLPATWVVARSGGAPRRLTDAERRLAPPANGHWDAKRRRILGTDRGDIVIINTVANTRLDVTRTTGVESNPRWARGETHVTFVRDNNLFIVPVQDVTAGTLVQLTDAAVRRADPKPTDSQKYLKDEEQQLLDWVENETARRKRREALDRARALPRFDLTERQTIADAAVSADGKFAFLVVNDRAQARASQVPRYVSESAFTEEINARTKVGDAQDRRRLVTLNLESGDGFWVGLEGVSDAIAIPKPVDDDTKPAPAATEGAAKPAAAALAPGKVEGKRDVRWGSPVLSPDGKHAVVSVRAADNTERWLALVDPATGRTTVLDHLRDEAWIRDGGQGWLPDNSRVWFLAEHDGWMHLYTVDATAAAPARKQLTMGQFEIDQVEVSLDGRTFYIESTEQHPGERHLYSLSVDGGPRTKLTTPAGGHEGTIAPDGSMFGLVSSFPNRPPEVFLMANQAGATATKVTTSSSAEWQSFKWVEPQLVTYTARDGQQVYARMYTPEMVGARRDPKAPAVIFVHGAGYLQNAHKYWSSYYREYMFHHLLASQGYVVLDPDFRASAGYGRDWRTAIYRSMGGHDLNDVVDGAGFLVKSQKVNARRIGVYGGSYGGFITLMALFTSPDTFAAGAALRPVTDWAHYNHGYTSNILNEPPADAEAYRKSSPIYFAEGLKSALLIAHGMVDVNVHYQDSVRLAQRLIELRKENWELASYPVEDHGFVEATSWADEYKRILKLFEVNLKK encoded by the coding sequence ATGAAGAAGCTCGCCCTGATTGTGTGCGCTACCGTGCTGACGGTGGTGTCGGTCGCCACCGAGCAAAAACCGGCGACGGCCGGCTTTCCGCTGACCGTTGACAGCATCATGCGGGGACCCGAGCTGGTCGGCAACCCGCCGAACAACCTGCGCTGGTCGGGCGACTCGCAGTCGCTGTACTTCGAGTGGCTGATGCCGAAGGAAGACCTGCCGGCCACCTGGGTGGTCGCCCGCTCGGGCGGCGCGCCACGACGGTTGACCGACGCCGAACGGCGGCTCGCGCCTCCGGCCAACGGCCACTGGGATGCGAAGCGGCGCCGCATCCTCGGCACCGATCGCGGCGACATCGTCATCATCAACACGGTGGCGAACACGCGGCTCGACGTGACGCGTACGACCGGCGTTGAGTCCAACCCGCGCTGGGCGCGCGGCGAGACGCACGTGACCTTCGTGCGCGACAACAACCTGTTCATCGTGCCCGTCCAGGACGTAACTGCCGGGACGCTCGTGCAGTTGACCGATGCGGCCGTGCGTCGCGCCGACCCGAAGCCGACCGACAGCCAGAAGTACCTCAAGGACGAAGAGCAACAGTTGCTCGACTGGGTCGAGAATGAAACGGCCCGCCGGAAGCGGCGCGAGGCGCTGGATCGCGCCCGGGCGTTGCCGCGATTCGACCTGACCGAGCGCCAGACCATTGCCGATGCCGCCGTGTCGGCCGACGGGAAATTCGCGTTCCTGGTCGTCAACGACCGCGCCCAAGCCCGCGCCTCGCAGGTGCCGCGATATGTCAGCGAGTCGGCGTTCACCGAAGAGATCAACGCCCGCACCAAGGTCGGCGATGCCCAGGACCGCCGCCGCCTGGTGACGCTCAACCTCGAGAGCGGCGACGGCTTCTGGGTGGGACTCGAAGGCGTGAGCGATGCGATCGCCATTCCGAAACCGGTCGACGACGACACGAAACCGGCGCCTGCGGCCACCGAGGGGGCCGCGAAGCCCGCCGCGGCAGCACTTGCCCCGGGCAAAGTCGAGGGGAAACGTGACGTGCGTTGGGGCTCGCCCGTGCTGTCGCCCGACGGCAAGCACGCCGTGGTGTCGGTGCGCGCCGCCGACAACACCGAACGGTGGCTCGCGCTGGTGGATCCGGCGACTGGCCGGACCACGGTGCTCGATCACCTCAGGGACGAAGCCTGGATTCGCGACGGCGGCCAGGGCTGGCTGCCCGACAACAGCCGCGTGTGGTTCCTGGCCGAGCACGACGGCTGGATGCACCTCTACACGGTGGATGCGACCGCGGCAGCCCCGGCGCGCAAGCAGTTGACGATGGGGCAGTTTGAGATCGATCAGGTGGAGGTGTCGCTTGACGGCCGCACCTTCTACATTGAATCGACCGAGCAGCACCCGGGAGAGCGCCACCTCTACTCGTTAAGCGTGGACGGCGGCCCGCGGACGAAGCTCACGACCCCGGCCGGTGGCCACGAGGGCACGATTGCCCCCGACGGATCGATGTTCGGCCTGGTCTCGTCGTTCCCGAATCGCCCGCCCGAAGTGTTTCTCATGGCAAACCAGGCCGGGGCCACGGCCACCAAGGTCACGACTAGCTCGTCGGCCGAGTGGCAATCGTTCAAGTGGGTGGAGCCGCAACTGGTGACCTACACGGCGCGCGACGGCCAGCAGGTCTACGCGCGCATGTACACGCCAGAGATGGTCGGCGCCAGGCGCGATCCGAAAGCGCCGGCGGTGATCTTCGTGCACGGCGCCGGCTATCTGCAGAACGCACACAAGTACTGGTCGAGCTACTACCGGGAGTACATGTTCCACCACCTGCTCGCGTCGCAAGGGTATGTGGTGCTCGACCCCGACTTCCGCGCCAGCGCCGGTTACGGCCGCGACTGGCGGACCGCGATCTATCGCTCGATGGGCGGCCACGATCTCAACGACGTGGTGGACGGGGCCGGGTTCCTGGTGAAGTCGCAAAAAGTCAACGCCCGGCGCATTGGCGTCTACGGCGGCAGCTACGGCGGCTTCATCACGTTGATGGCGCTGTTCACCTCGCCCGACACGTTTGCCGCGGGCGCCGCGCTCCGGCCTGTCACCGACTGGGCCCACTACAACCATGGCTACACCTCGAACATCCTCAACGAACCGCCGGCCGATGCCGAGGCCTACCGCAAGAGCTCGCCGATCTATTTCGCCGAAGGGTTGAAGTCGGCGCTGCTGATCGCCCACGGCATGGTCGACGTCAACGTGCATTACCAGGACTCGGTCCGGCTGGCCCAGCGGTTGATCGAGCTGCGCAAGGAGAACTGGGAACTGGCGTCGTATCCCGTCGAGGACCACGGCTTCGTGGAGGCCACCAGCTGGGCCGACGAGTACAAGCGCATCCTCAAGCTGTTTGAGGTCAACCTGAAGAAGTAA
- a CDS encoding cysteine dioxygenase family protein translates to MNPASLSCPGLADLIARLDRSVDAGDAGAVTAAVKADLEHVLGTRALVLPARLTNPRPDAYARRLLHRDPAGRYSAIVMTWGPGQGTAVHDHGGLWCVEGVVDGEIAVTQYRVEPDAEGFFRVTPIGALLAGTGSAGCLIPPTDHHVLANARPAAASITLHIYGGDLDACKVFVPATPDGRYAETMKALSFHE, encoded by the coding sequence ATGAACCCAGCGTCTTTGAGTTGTCCCGGACTGGCGGATTTGATTGCCCGGCTCGACCGATCGGTCGATGCCGGCGACGCCGGCGCCGTCACCGCCGCCGTCAAGGCCGACCTCGAGCACGTGCTGGGCACGCGCGCGTTGGTGCTGCCGGCTCGGCTCACCAACCCGCGTCCCGACGCGTATGCGCGCCGGTTGCTGCATCGCGATCCCGCCGGCCGCTATAGCGCGATCGTCATGACCTGGGGACCAGGGCAGGGCACGGCGGTACACGATCACGGCGGCTTGTGGTGCGTGGAAGGCGTCGTGGACGGAGAGATCGCCGTGACGCAGTATCGCGTGGAGCCAGATGCCGAAGGCTTCTTTCGAGTGACGCCGATTGGCGCGCTGCTGGCCGGCACCGGCTCGGCCGGCTGCCTGATTCCGCCGACCGACCATCACGTGCTGGCCAACGCGCGGCCGGCGGCCGCGTCCATTACCCTGCATATCTACGGCGGCGACCTGGACGCCTGCAAGGTCTTCGTGCCGGCCACGCCCGATGGCCGTTACGCCGAAACCATGAAGGCGCTGTCGTTCCACGAATGA
- a CDS encoding MBL fold metallo-hydrolase, whose translation MSDYIDLRFRGSDRVIATAVLSGPDGVTLVDPGPTSCLPALEDGLRQRGLTLRDVRALLVTHIHLDHAGATGTIVERVPGIRVYVHERGAPHLIDPAKLLASATRLYGDQMDTLWGAFLPVPAANVNVLQGGERVAVAGTTLRVAYTPGHAKHHVSYLDETTGTAYVGDTGGIRVSGDYLLAPTPPPDIDLAAWRQSLDDIEAWQPVSLFLTHFGVVTGAKAHLARFREVLTRQAEAVRESLAAGNTDEERTQVFVERLRREIRKALPEHEARATELAAPFDQLWQGLARYWSKQQPT comes from the coding sequence ATGAGCGACTACATCGATCTCCGGTTCCGTGGCAGCGATCGCGTGATCGCCACCGCCGTGCTGTCGGGGCCCGACGGCGTGACGCTGGTCGATCCCGGGCCGACGTCGTGCCTGCCGGCGCTCGAAGACGGCTTGCGCCAGCGCGGGCTCACGCTGCGCGACGTGCGCGCGCTGCTCGTCACGCACATCCACCTGGATCACGCCGGCGCCACCGGCACGATCGTCGAGCGCGTCCCCGGCATTCGCGTTTATGTCCACGAGCGCGGCGCACCGCACCTGATCGATCCCGCCAAGTTGCTCGCGAGTGCCACGCGGCTGTACGGCGACCAGATGGACACGCTCTGGGGCGCGTTTCTCCCGGTGCCGGCCGCCAACGTGAACGTGCTGCAGGGCGGCGAACGGGTGGCCGTCGCCGGCACCACGCTGCGGGTCGCCTACACACCCGGACACGCGAAGCACCACGTCAGCTACCTGGACGAGACCACCGGTACGGCCTACGTGGGCGATACCGGGGGCATTCGCGTCAGCGGCGATTACCTGCTGGCGCCGACGCCGCCGCCGGATATCGATCTGGCCGCGTGGCGACAGAGCCTCGACGACATCGAGGCGTGGCAACCGGTGTCGCTGTTCCTGACGCATTTCGGCGTGGTGACCGGGGCGAAGGCGCACCTCGCGCGGTTTCGCGAGGTGCTGACCCGGCAGGCCGAGGCCGTGCGCGAGTCGCTCGCCGCAGGGAATACCGACGAGGAACGGACGCAGGTGTTTGTGGAACGCTTGCGGCGCGAGATCCGGAAGGCGCTGCCCGAGCACGAAGCCCGGGCAACGGAATTAGCCGCGCCGTTCGATCAGCTGTGGCAGGGACTGGCTCGCTACTGGAGCAAGCAGCAGCCTACCTAG